In Candidatus Edwardsbacteria bacterium, one genomic interval encodes:
- the recF gene encoding DNA replication/repair protein RecF has product MFIKTAKGSNFRNLSVFDLEFSPGKNLFLGINGSGKTNLLEAIHYLCIGRSMRSVAEDEQMIGFTRDWFRLEGRAQTAEGDINVEAAYNKEEKRLKINGELQQKLSELIGRMPVISLSPEDDDLCKSGPGVRRRFMDLAISQFSRTYLADLQDYNRILKQRNQLLYAIKEGRSNAASLEAWNQQLVDCGMKLVRKRMEVIDDLKEMAGSRYVGISGGRERLGLRYHLSYKFEPGQPIEQAFAKALATGFEFERRRGITMFGPHRDDLEISLAGMRIRQFGSQGQQRTAAIALKLAMAEIMAAQLKEKPVILMDEIFAELDSGRSESLIHQLDPECQVFIASAHENDITRQDGFKKFRVDDGLIVPE; this is encoded by the coding sequence ATGTTTATTAAGACGGCCAAGGGAAGCAATTTCAGGAATCTATCTGTTTTTGATCTGGAGTTTTCGCCGGGAAAGAATCTTTTTTTAGGTATCAACGGATCGGGCAAGACCAATCTGCTGGAGGCCATCCATTACCTGTGCATCGGTCGTTCCATGAGGAGCGTGGCCGAGGATGAACAGATGATAGGATTTACCAGGGACTGGTTCCGGCTGGAGGGCCGGGCCCAAACGGCCGAGGGCGACATCAATGTCGAGGCGGCTTATAATAAGGAAGAGAAGCGGCTGAAGATCAACGGCGAGCTGCAGCAAAAACTATCGGAGCTGATAGGCCGGATGCCGGTGATCAGCCTGTCCCCGGAGGACGACGATCTATGCAAGTCCGGCCCCGGAGTGCGCCGCCGTTTTATGGATCTGGCCATCTCCCAGTTCTCCAGAACCTACCTGGCCGATCTGCAGGATTACAACCGGATACTTAAGCAGCGCAACCAGCTGCTGTACGCCATCAAGGAAGGGCGCAGCAACGCCGCCTCGCTGGAGGCCTGGAACCAGCAGCTGGTGGATTGCGGAATGAAGCTGGTCCGGAAACGGATGGAGGTCATCGACGATCTGAAGGAGATGGCGGGCAGCCGGTATGTGGGCATCTCCGGCGGGCGGGAGCGGCTGGGCCTGCGCTACCATTTGTCATACAAATTCGAGCCGGGCCAGCCGATCGAGCAGGCCTTTGCCAAGGCCCTGGCCACCGGATTCGAATTCGAGCGCCGGCGGGGCATCACCATGTTCGGGCCGCACCGCGACGACCTGGAGATATCGCTGGCCGGCATGCGCATCCGCCAGTTCGGCTCGCAGGGCCAGCAGCGAACGGCGGCCATCGCCTTGAAATTGGCCATGGCCGAGATCATGGCCGCCCAGCTTAAGGAAAAACCGGTGATCCTGATGGACGAAATATTTGCCGAACTGGACAGCGGCCGTTCCGAATCGTTGATCCATCAGCTCGATCCGGAATGCCAGGTGTTCATCGCTTCGGCCCACGAGAACGACATCACCCGGCAGGACGGTTTTAAAAAGTTCCGGGTGGATGATGGACTGATTGTACCGGAATGA
- a CDS encoding DUF721 domain-containing protein codes for MKKLETVGDILGRVLRSLEIDQRMDETRALALWPEAAGPKMAANTRAVSVIRGRLMVEAKSPAWVQECTLLKVRLKGKINQLIGAEAVKEITFKVGPF; via the coding sequence ATGAAAAAACTGGAAACAGTGGGGGACATCCTGGGCCGGGTCCTGAGATCCCTGGAGATAGACCAGCGGATGGATGAGACCCGGGCCCTGGCGTTGTGGCCGGAGGCGGCCGGCCCCAAGATGGCGGCCAACACCCGGGCGGTCTCGGTGATCCGGGGCCGGCTGATGGTGGAGGCCAAGAGCCCGGCCTGGGTGCAGGAATGCACCCTGCTCAAGGTCCGGCTCAAGGGAAAAATAAACCAGCTGATCGGGGCCGAGGCCGTCAAGGAGATCACCTTCAAGGTGGGTCCCTTCTAA
- a CDS encoding 8-oxo-dGTP diphosphatase: MKLATLCYIKKDGRTLMMHRIKRKDDLHYGKWNGLGGKMQPGETPEECVIREVKEESGLLVKDPHLNGFLTFPSFDQWDDWYVFVFTAQRFRGKLLDSAEGYLKWVKDQELLKLDLWEGDHIFLPWLEDEKFFSAKFNYREGRLKDHSVKFY, encoded by the coding sequence ATGAAGCTAGCCACTCTGTGCTACATCAAAAAGGATGGCCGGACCCTGATGATGCACCGCATCAAACGCAAGGACGACCTGCATTACGGCAAATGGAACGGCCTGGGCGGTAAGATGCAGCCGGGAGAGACCCCGGAGGAGTGCGTCATCCGGGAGGTAAAGGAGGAAAGCGGCCTGCTGGTAAAAGACCCCCATCTGAACGGGTTCCTGACCTTTCCCTCGTTCGACCAATGGGACGATTGGTATGTGTTCGTCTTCACCGCCCAAAGATTCCGGGGGAAACTGCTGGATTCGGCCGAGGGCTATTTGAAATGGGTCAAAGACCAGGAACTATTAAAGCTGGACCTGTGGGAGGGCGATCATATCTTCCTGCCCTGGCTGGAGGATGAAAAATTCTTCTCGGCCAAGTTCAACTACCGGGAAGGCCGGCTGAAAGACCATTCGGTGAAGTTCTACTGA
- the gyrA gene encoding DNA gyrase subunit A, whose product MALERERIIGCEIEEEMKTSYLNYSMSVIVGRALPDVRDGLKPVHRRILYAMSELGMAHNKPYKKSARIVGEVMGKFHPHGDQAIYDSMVRMAQEFSLRYMLVDGQGNFGSVDGDPPAAQRYTEARLSRISAEVLKDIDKDTVKFVDNYDGSLQEPSVLPSLLPGLLVNGSSGIAVGMATNIPPHNLGEVCDAVTALIDEPELKPEKLLKIVKGPDFPTGGMIMGVSGIRDAYLTGRGKVVIRGKVMVETAKSGKEYIIISELPYEVNKASLIGKVAELVRDKKLDGIADINDESDRDGMRVVITMKRDADPRVTINQLYQHTQLQNSFGVIMLALVDGVPKVLNLHQVLNHFIDFRVDVVTRRTRYELAQAEKRAHILEGLKIAIENIDEVVRIIKKSANVEAAKESLKKKFKLSEEQAQAILDMTLKRLTSLETKKIEEEYEELIKLISKLKGILDSKRRLMGVIREEIAELKKKYGDERRTEIHAAAEEKFSIEDLIVDEEMVITISHAGYIKRLSATAYKRQGRGGKGVTGMKTKDEDFVEGMFIASTHHYILFFTDKGRCYWLKVYEIPEGGRATKGRQISNLLELKADEKIAAYIAVKEFDDQHFVVMATSSGVVKKTALSVFANPRKAGIIAATVDDQDHLIEAKLTDGTEDVILVTRQGQACRFHESDVRSMGRTAGGVRGITLEKKDYVIGMVVVKREGSLLTICDRGYGKRSDIADYRVTRRGGKGVISMKLTDKTGELVAVKEVVDSDELMIISTEGQVIRLALKNVRVMGRATQGVRLINLDGKDKVVDVARLAAKDDEENGDGEPEALE is encoded by the coding sequence ATGGCACTTGAAAGAGAGAGAATAATCGGCTGCGAGATCGAGGAGGAGATGAAGACCTCCTACCTGAACTACTCCATGTCGGTGATCGTGGGCCGGGCCCTGCCGGACGTCAGGGACGGCCTGAAGCCGGTGCACCGCCGGATACTGTACGCCATGAGCGAGCTGGGCATGGCCCATAACAAGCCCTACAAGAAGAGCGCCCGCATCGTGGGAGAGGTGATGGGTAAATTCCATCCCCACGGCGACCAGGCCATCTACGACTCCATGGTGCGGATGGCCCAGGAGTTCTCGCTGCGCTACATGCTGGTGGACGGCCAGGGCAACTTCGGCTCGGTGGACGGCGACCCGCCGGCCGCCCAGCGCTATACCGAGGCCAGGCTGTCCCGGATATCGGCCGAGGTGCTCAAGGATATAGACAAGGACACCGTCAAGTTCGTGGACAACTACGACGGATCGCTCCAGGAGCCCTCGGTGCTGCCCTCGCTGCTGCCCGGCCTGCTGGTCAACGGCTCCTCGGGGATCGCGGTGGGCATGGCCACCAACATCCCGCCCCACAATCTGGGCGAGGTGTGCGACGCCGTCACCGCCCTGATCGACGAGCCGGAGCTGAAGCCGGAGAAACTGCTGAAGATAGTCAAGGGGCCGGATTTTCCCACCGGCGGCATGATCATGGGGGTCTCCGGGATCCGGGACGCCTACCTGACCGGCCGGGGCAAGGTGGTGATCCGGGGCAAGGTGATGGTGGAGACCGCCAAGAGCGGCAAGGAATACATCATCATCTCCGAGCTGCCCTACGAGGTCAACAAGGCCAGCCTGATAGGGAAGGTGGCCGAGCTGGTGCGGGACAAGAAGCTGGACGGGATCGCCGACATCAACGACGAATCCGACCGGGACGGTATGAGGGTGGTGATCACCATGAAGCGGGATGCCGACCCCCGGGTCACCATCAACCAGCTGTACCAGCACACCCAGCTGCAGAACAGTTTCGGGGTGATCATGCTGGCCCTGGTGGACGGGGTCCCCAAGGTGCTGAACCTGCATCAGGTGCTGAACCATTTCATCGATTTCCGGGTGGATGTGGTCACCCGGCGCACCAGGTACGAACTGGCCCAGGCCGAAAAACGGGCCCATATCCTGGAGGGCCTGAAGATCGCCATCGAGAACATCGACGAGGTGGTCAGGATCATCAAGAAGTCGGCCAACGTCGAGGCGGCCAAGGAATCGCTCAAGAAGAAGTTCAAGCTCTCCGAGGAACAGGCCCAGGCCATACTGGACATGACCCTCAAGCGGCTGACCAGCCTGGAGACCAAGAAGATCGAGGAGGAATACGAGGAGCTGATCAAACTGATATCCAAACTGAAGGGGATCCTGGACAGCAAGCGCCGGCTGATGGGCGTCATCCGGGAGGAAATCGCCGAGCTGAAGAAGAAATACGGCGACGAGCGTCGCACCGAGATCCACGCCGCGGCCGAGGAGAAATTCTCCATCGAGGACCTGATAGTCGACGAGGAGATGGTGATCACCATCAGCCATGCCGGCTATATCAAGCGCCTTTCGGCCACGGCCTACAAGCGGCAGGGCCGGGGAGGCAAGGGGGTGACCGGCATGAAGACCAAGGACGAGGATTTCGTGGAGGGGATGTTCATCGCCTCCACCCACCATTACATCCTGTTCTTCACCGACAAGGGCCGCTGTTACTGGCTGAAGGTCTACGAGATCCCGGAGGGCGGCCGGGCCACCAAGGGCCGGCAGATCAGCAACCTCCTGGAGCTGAAGGCCGACGAGAAGATCGCCGCCTATATCGCGGTCAAGGAATTCGACGACCAGCATTTCGTGGTGATGGCCACCAGCAGCGGGGTGGTCAAGAAGACCGCCCTGTCGGTCTTCGCCAATCCCCGCAAGGCCGGCATCATCGCCGCCACGGTGGACGACCAGGACCATCTGATAGAGGCCAAGCTGACCGACGGCACCGAGGACGTCATCCTGGTCACCCGCCAGGGGCAGGCCTGCCGCTTCCACGAGTCGGACGTCCGCTCCATGGGCCGGACCGCCGGCGGGGTGCGGGGCATCACCCTGGAGAAGAAGGATTACGTGATCGGGATGGTGGTGGTCAAGCGGGAGGGCAGCCTGCTGACCATCTGCGACCGGGGATACGGCAAGCGCAGCGACATCGCCGATTACCGGGTGACCCGGCGGGGCGGCAAGGGGGTCATCAGCATGAAGCTCACCGACAAGACCGGCGAACTGGTGGCGGTCAAGGAGGTGGTGGACAGCGACGAATTGATGATCATCTCGACCGAGGGCCAGGTGATAAGGCTGGCCCTCAAGAACGTCAGGGTGATGGGCCGGGCCACCCAGGGGGTGCGCCTGATAAATCTGGACGGCAAGGACAAGGTGGTGGACGTGGCCCGTCTGGCAGCCAAGGATGACGAGGAGAACGGGGATGGAGAACCCGAAGCTTTGGAATAA
- a CDS encoding GGDEF domain-containing protein produces the protein MKDLSQHLEQKLELLRHQDLSSIDRLDLIDELAQAYQELQHLNRSLAEANQQKSKLLEDLGAKTAELEQQTKEDGLTGLYNRRYLDLRLENEFARAKRYRRNLTVIMADIDRFKNINDAYSHQVGDRVLKKVAQIFTDNCRGVDIVARYGGEEFVLVLPETPSSGGIMVCERIRKSIEEYRWAEIQEGLKVTISLGLCYDVGLPSHREMLAAADAKMYQAKNQGRNQVKF, from the coding sequence GTGAAGGACCTTTCCCAGCATCTGGAGCAGAAGCTGGAGCTGTTGAGGCACCAGGACCTCAGTTCCATCGACCGGCTGGACCTGATAGACGAGCTGGCCCAGGCCTATCAGGAGCTGCAGCATTTGAACCGCTCGCTGGCCGAGGCCAACCAGCAGAAATCCAAACTGCTGGAGGACCTGGGAGCCAAGACCGCCGAACTGGAACAGCAGACCAAGGAGGACGGCCTGACCGGCCTCTACAACCGCCGTTATCTGGACCTGCGGCTGGAGAACGAGTTCGCCCGGGCCAAAAGATACCGCCGCAACCTGACGGTGATAATGGCCGACATCGACCGTTTCAAGAACATCAACGATGCCTATTCGCATCAGGTGGGCGACCGGGTGCTGAAAAAAGTGGCCCAGATATTCACCGATAACTGCCGGGGGGTGGACATCGTCGCCCGTTACGGCGGGGAGGAGTTCGTGCTGGTGCTGCCGGAGACCCCCTCCAGCGGCGGGATCATGGTCTGCGAGAGGATAAGGAAGAGCATCGAGGAATACCGCTGGGCGGAGATCCAGGAAGGTTTGAAGGTCACCATAAGTTTGGGATTGTGTTATGATGTCGGGCTTCCCAGCCACCGGGAGATGCTGGCGGCGGCCGATGCCAAGATGTACCAGGCCAAGAACCAAGGCCGCAACCAGGTGAAATTTTAA
- the gyrB gene encoding DNA topoisomerase (ATP-hydrolyzing) subunit B yields the protein MTAKDSYSSEKITVLKGLEAVRRRPAMYIGDTGSRGLHHLVYEVVDNSVDEALAGFCTHIQVFIRKDGSITVIDDGRGFPVDLHPTEKKPGVEVALTVLHAGGKFDNKSYAISGGLHGVGVSVVNALSEWLEVEVLRDGKVHHQRYERGITKSELKVTGKTTQTGSTVNFLPDKEIFKATAFVFDTLAGRLRELAFLNRGLSIDLADERSGKSHNFKYDGGIVSFVKFLDENKTPLHKPIYVAKEGDGVQVEVALQYNDSYDDNIFSFCNNINTIEGGTHLIGFKSALTRIINDYIKKNNLLKKDDFTLSGDDVREGLTAVVSVKVKQPQFEGQTKTKLGNSEVKGIVESLVGQELSNFFEENSSVANKICEKGVLSARSRLAARKARDLVRRKNALETSGLPGKLADCSLTDPQLCELYLVEGDSAGGSAKQGRDRRFQAILPLRGKILNVEKTRLDKMLANEEIRTIITAMGTGIGQDDFDVERSRYHKLIIMTDADVDGAHIRTLLLTFFFRYMRPLIERGYVYIAQPPLYRVGKAKEEHYVYNEEELDKVVTRLGKDNVNVQRYKGLGEMNPEQLWKTTMDPERRTLLKVNIDDAVEADHIFTMLMGDAVEPRRLFIEQNAKYVKNLDI from the coding sequence ATGACAGCCAAGGACAGCTATTCCAGCGAAAAAATAACGGTCTTAAAGGGCCTGGAGGCGGTGCGCCGCAGGCCGGCCATGTATATCGGCGACACCGGCAGCCGGGGGCTTCACCATCTGGTCTATGAGGTGGTGGATAATTCGGTGGACGAGGCCCTGGCCGGATTCTGCACCCATATCCAGGTCTTCATTCGCAAGGATGGCTCCATAACCGTGATCGACGACGGGCGGGGATTCCCGGTGGACCTGCACCCCACCGAGAAAAAGCCCGGGGTGGAGGTGGCCCTGACGGTGCTGCATGCCGGGGGCAAATTTGATAATAAATCGTACGCCATCTCCGGCGGCCTGCACGGGGTGGGGGTGTCGGTGGTAAATGCCCTGTCGGAATGGCTGGAGGTGGAGGTGCTGCGCGACGGCAAGGTGCATCATCAAAGATACGAGCGGGGGATCACCAAGAGCGAACTCAAGGTGACCGGGAAAACCACCCAGACCGGCTCCACCGTGAATTTCCTGCCCGACAAGGAGATCTTCAAGGCCACCGCTTTCGTTTTCGACACCCTGGCCGGACGCCTGAGGGAGCTGGCCTTCCTGAACCGCGGACTGTCGATAGACCTGGCCGACGAAAGAAGCGGCAAGTCCCACAATTTCAAATACGACGGGGGGATCGTCTCCTTCGTCAAATTCCTGGACGAGAACAAGACCCCGCTGCACAAGCCCATCTACGTGGCCAAGGAGGGCGACGGGGTGCAGGTGGAGGTGGCCCTGCAGTACAACGATTCCTACGACGACAACATATTCTCCTTCTGCAACAACATCAACACCATCGAGGGCGGCACCCACCTGATAGGCTTCAAATCGGCCCTGACCAGGATCATCAACGACTACATCAAGAAGAACAACCTGCTGAAGAAGGACGACTTCACCCTGTCCGGGGACGACGTCCGCGAGGGGCTGACGGCGGTGGTCTCGGTAAAGGTCAAACAGCCCCAGTTCGAGGGGCAGACCAAGACCAAGCTGGGGAATTCGGAGGTCAAGGGGATCGTGGAATCGCTGGTGGGCCAGGAGCTGTCCAACTTCTTCGAGGAGAACTCCTCGGTGGCCAATAAAATATGCGAAAAGGGCGTACTGTCGGCCCGCTCCCGGCTGGCGGCCCGCAAGGCCCGGGACCTGGTCAGGCGCAAGAACGCCCTGGAAACATCCGGGCTGCCGGGGAAACTGGCCGACTGCTCCCTGACCGACCCCCAGCTGTGCGAACTGTACCTGGTGGAGGGCGACTCGGCCGGAGGCTCGGCCAAACAGGGCCGGGACCGGCGCTTCCAGGCGATATTGCCCTTGAGGGGCAAGATCCTCAACGTGGAGAAGACCCGGCTGGACAAGATGCTGGCCAACGAGGAGATCCGCACCATCATCACCGCCATGGGCACCGGCATCGGGCAGGACGACTTTGATGTGGAGAGGTCCCGCTACCACAAGCTGATCATCATGACCGACGCCGATGTGGACGGGGCCCATATCCGCACCCTGCTGCTGACCTTTTTCTTCCGATATATGCGCCCCCTGATAGAGAGGGGATATGTCTACATTGCCCAGCCGCCGTTGTACCGGGTGGGAAAAGCCAAGGAGGAGCATTATGTCTACAACGAGGAGGAGCTGGACAAGGTGGTCACCCGGCTGGGCAAGGATAATGTCAACGTCCAGCGTTACAAGGGCCTGGGCGAGATGAATCCGGAGCAGCTGTGGAAGACCACCATGGACCCCGAACGGCGGACCCTGCTGAAGGTGAATATCGACGATGCGGTGGAGGCCGACCATATATTCACCATGCTGATGGGCGACGCGGTGGAGCCCCGGCGGCTGTTCATCGAGCAGAACGCCAAGTACGTCAAGAATTTGGATATCTGA